GGCGTTCGATCCCGTCGAACATGTTCCCCATCAGTCCGGGGCCTAGCTTTACAGAAAGGGGTTTTCCTGTCCCCATAAGCTCATCGCCTATCTTCAGCCCTTCAGTCTCTTCATATACCTGAACCGTTCCGACTCCGTTTTCCAATTTCACCACTTCGCCGATCAGCTTCTTGCCGCCTATGGTGACCATTTCTCTCATCTGAAAGTTGAACATCGGACTCGCCTTGACCACCGGCCCGTTCACTAAACTAATTTTCGTTTGTTCACCCATGGTCACTCTCCAGCCTTTTCAAGCAGCACATACAATTTTTCACCGATCAGGTCCGCACTGTCCTCAACCATCTCCCTAAGCCTCATGTCGAACCTGCTGTTATACTTTTTCTCCTTTACCACAAAGCCCCCGATCGAACGTTCCGAAAGCTTTTCGAATAGGATTTCCCCGCTAAAGCCAAGGGACTCAAAGGCGTCCTTGATAAAGATCCGGTCCTCGTCCATGCACTTGACCTCAAGCGTTTCCAGCTTTGAAAACTCAAGCGGAAGCGACTCGATCTGACGCGCGACATAGCTTTTGTACTCCTGTGAGGACTTAAATACCTTGACTAGTTCCACCAAGCGGTCCATCACCGCCTTAAGCATGCTTTGCCTCGCCTCAAGCGCCTTTTTACTGCAAAAAAGCTTTGCGTCCGAGATGATTTTCAGGTACTCGTCCTCCGCTTTTTTCGCCTCTTTCTTGGCCAGCTCGCTCGCGTCCTGTTCAAGCTCTTCTCTTCGTTTTGCAAGCATGCGTTCTTCATCGGCGCTGTTCTGAAACCTAAAATACTCGGCATCTTTTTCCACCTTGCCAAGAATCGTTTCTCTAAATTTTTCTAATTTACTTTCAATAGTAATCATGTTTTCACCTGTAATCTGTCTGTCTCTCAATAGTTACACCGACATCGATACCTAAAAACGCCTTGCCGTCGCCAGTATAGTATTTACTGAACATCTCATAATAGATCAGCCTCAGGCCCTGAATAAAGACGATCAGACCTTCGAGTGCGATGACGACCACATTTCCCACAAGAAACATCGCGACATCTC
The window above is part of the Fusibacter sp. A1 genome. Proteins encoded here:
- a CDS encoding V-type ATP synthase subunit E family protein translates to MITIESKLEKFRETILGKVEKDAEYFRFQNSADEERMLAKRREELEQDASELAKKEAKKAEDEYLKIISDAKLFCSKKALEARQSMLKAVMDRLVELVKVFKSSQEYKSYVARQIESLPLEFSKLETLEVKCMDEDRIFIKDAFESLGFSGEILFEKLSERSIGGFVVKEKKYNSRFDMRLREMVEDSADLIGEKLYVLLEKAGE